The Populus alba chromosome 6, ASM523922v2, whole genome shotgun sequence genome contains a region encoding:
- the LOC118048345 gene encoding probable xyloglucan endotransglucosylase/hydrolase protein 32 translates to MALLPLFILILIAPSSSNAQWPPSPGYWPSSRFRSMSFYQGYRNLWGYSHQRVDPNALTIWLDSTSGSGFKSVKPFRSGYFGASVKLQPGYTAGVITAFYLSNNEAHPGFHDEVDIEFLGTTFGKPYTLQTNVYIRGSGDGRIIGREMKFHLWFDPTKNFHHYAILWSPKEIIFLVDDVPIRRYPRKSAATFPLRPMWVYGSIWDASSWATEEGKYKADYRYQPFVASYTNFKAAGCSAYSPAWCRPVSASPFRSGGLTRQQYRTMRWVQRYHMVYNYCKDYKRDHSLTPECRR, encoded by the exons ATGGCTCTCCTTCCCTTGTTTATTCTCATTCTTATAGCTCCTTCCTCTAGTAATGCTCAGTGGCCACCTTCACCTGGCTACTGGCCAAGTTCTAGATTCAGGTCAATGAGCTTTTACCAAGGTTACAGAAACCTTTGGGGTTATTCCCATCAAAGAGTAGACCCGAATGCGTTGACTATCTGGCTAGATAGTACATCAG GAAGTGGATTTAAATCAGTTAAACCATTTCGATCAGGGTATTTCGGTGCCTCCGTTAAGCTCCAGCCTGGTTACACTGCCGGAGTCATAACAGCTTTCTAT CTATCGAACAACGAAGCTCACCCTGGGTTCCATGATGAAGTGGACATAGAATTTCTTGGGACAACATTTGGGAAGCCTTACACTTTGCAGACCAACGTTTACATCCGAGGAAGTGGGGACGGGAGAATAATTGGGAGAGAAATGAAGTTTCATCTGTGGTTTGATCCGACCAAAAACTTCCATCATTATGCCATTCTTTGGAGTCCTAAGGAGATTAT ATTCCTCGTGGATGATGTGCCCATAAGGAGGTACCCGAGGAAAAGCGCCGCAACCTTTCCGCTAAGGCCAATGTGGGTTTACGGTTCAATCTGGGATGCCTCATCCTGGGCAACGGAGGAGGGAAAATACAAAGCTGACTATAGATATCAACCATTTGTTGCTAGCTACACCAATTTCAAAGCAGCTGGTTGCTCAGCCTATTCACCGGCATGGTGCCGCCCGGTCTCTGCCTCTCCATTCCGGTCCGGTGGGCTCACGAGACAACAGTACAGAACAATGCGATGGGTTCAGAGATACCATATGGTGTACAACTACTGCAAGGACTACAAAAGAGACCATTCCCTAACGCCTGAGTGCCGGCGTTAA
- the LOC118048343 gene encoding uncharacterized protein: protein MEIDKAIRESDDRRLKTKYNNAIYVIKRALALYSIEEVAFSFNGGKDSTVLLHLLRAGYFLHKMEQKCSNGGLTSFPIRTIYFESSAAFPEINSFTYDTASSYGLQLDIISSDFKSGLEKLLKANPIRAIFLGVRIGDPTAVGQEQFSPSSPGWPPFMRVNPILDWSYRDVWAFILTCKVQYCSLYDQGYTSIGSIHDTVPNALLSISDSCCKEKFKPAYLLSDGRLERAGRAKKFSSSSNADGNGSGSVDSHKSSLLVASVIAVGEEILFGTVEDQLGPSLRRKIHSIGWSVPQTVVVQNDKDSVAEEVERRKSTNDMVFIYGGVGPLHSDVTLAGVAKAFGVRLAPDEEFEEYLRHLISDHCTGDQNEMALLPEGITELLHHEKLAVPLIKCQNVIIFTATNATELDNEWDCLIELTRSCGFLPMMVPYVSKHLQTNLSDVETAQPLSKLSLEFPDLNIGCYRKSRKGPLIISFEGKDLTQIESAVESLCKLFHPGTFSGIH from the exons ATGGAGATCGATAAAGCAATCAGAGAAAGTGATGATAGGAGGCTTAAAACCAAGTACAACAACGCCATTTATGTTATCAAAAGAGCTCTTGCTCTATACTc GATTGAGGAGGTTGCCTTCAGCTTCAATGGAGGAAAGGATTCAACA GTTCTACTGCATCTACTCAGGGCTGGCtattttttgcataaaatgGAGCAAAAATGCTCTAATGGGGGTCTGACTAGTTTCCCAATTCGAAcaatatattttgaaagttCTGCTGCTTTCCCCGAAATCAACTCATTTACCTATGATACTGCATCAAG CTATGGTTTGCAACTAGACATCATTAGTTCAGATTTCAAGTCTGGCTTGGAAAAATTACTGAAGGCTAATCCAATTAGAGCTATTTTCCTTGGTGTTCGAATTGGTGATCCTACTGCG GTGGGCCAAGAACAGTTCTCCCCTAGTTCACCTGGATGGCCACCATTTATGAGAGTGAATCCTATCTTGGATTGGTCATACAG AGATGTTTGGGCTTTTATCCTAACCTGCAAGGTCCAGTACTGCAGTCTTTATGATCAGGG ATACACTTCAATAGGGAGCATACATGACACAGTTCCAAATGCATTGTTGTCCATCAGTGACTCCTGTtgcaaagaaaaattcaaacccGCATACTTGCTTTCTGATGGAAGATTAGAAAGGGCAGGGAGAGCAAAAAAGTTTTCTTCTTCCAGTAATGCCGATGGTAATGGCTCAGGGAGTGTGGATTCACATAAAAGCAGCTTGCTCGTAGCCTCAGTCATTGCTGTGGGGGAAGAGATTCT GTTCGGCACTGTTGAGGATCAACTGGGACCTTCATTGCGTAGAAAGATCCATTCCATTGGTTGGTCGGTACCACAAACTGTTGTTGTCCAGAATGAT AAAGATTCTGTGGCTGAAGAGGTTGAGCGACGGAAATCTACCAACGATATG GTTTTTATATATGGAGGGGTGGGCCCATTGCACTCTGATGTTACCTTAGCAGGTGTTGCAAAGGCTTTTGGGGTTCGTCTT GCTCCCGATGAAGAATTTGAAGAATATCTTAGGCATCTTATAAGTGATCATTGCACCGGTGATCAAAATGAG ATGGCACTGTTACCTGAAGGTATCACTGAGTTATTGCATCATGAAAAGCTGGCTGTGCCTTTG ATTAAGTGCCAGAATGTAATCATTTTCACAGCAACAAATGCCACTGAATTGGACAATGAGTGGGATTGTTTGATTGAATTAACAAGATCCTGTGGCTTTTTGCCAATGATGGTACCTTATGTGTCAAAGCATCTACAGACAAATCTTTCAGAT GTTGAAACTGCCCAACCTCTGTCAAAACTCTCTCTTGAATTCCCAGATCTAAATATTG GGTGTTATCGCAAATCCAGAAAAGGGCCTCTAATAATTAGTTTTGAAGGCAAG GATCTGACACAGATTGAATCAGCTGTAGAATCACTATGCAAGTTGTTCCATCCAGGCACTTTCTCTGGGATTCACTAA